A single window of Luteipulveratus halotolerans DNA harbors:
- a CDS encoding SDR family NAD(P)-dependent oxidoreductase → MKKTVVTGSTSGLGTALVRDLAVRGHRLLLHGRDEARLATVATEAGRHGAQVTTFAADLTDPAAVDDLCRRALDATDTLDLVINNAAVGGGADPSRRETNAYGTELRMAANVVAPHLIARRLAPALAPGGRIVQVGSMGQSALDVADLGFEQGYDGVEAYCRSKLALVMDTIDLAATGVWANVVHPAHLMPTTMVRDSGFTPAATIDDGALPVLRAALDTELADVTGRYFHRFDEREAHQQAYDPAVRLALQTWVGEQLAAADVRLPAG, encoded by the coding sequence ATGAAGAAAACGGTGGTCACTGGCAGCACTTCCGGCCTGGGCACAGCCCTCGTACGCGACCTCGCCGTGCGGGGTCATCGCCTGCTGCTGCACGGCCGCGACGAGGCTCGACTCGCCACCGTGGCCACCGAGGCAGGCCGCCACGGTGCACAGGTCACGACGTTCGCGGCCGATCTCACCGACCCCGCCGCGGTCGACGACCTGTGCCGCCGCGCCCTGGACGCCACCGACACGCTCGACCTCGTGATCAACAACGCCGCGGTCGGCGGCGGCGCCGATCCGTCGCGGCGCGAGACCAACGCGTACGGCACCGAGCTGCGTATGGCGGCCAACGTCGTCGCGCCGCACCTGATCGCCCGCAGGCTCGCCCCGGCCCTGGCGCCGGGCGGGCGCATCGTGCAGGTCGGGTCGATGGGTCAGTCAGCGCTCGACGTCGCCGACCTCGGCTTCGAGCAGGGGTACGACGGCGTCGAGGCCTACTGCCGCAGCAAGCTCGCGCTGGTCATGGACACGATCGACCTGGCCGCCACCGGGGTGTGGGCCAACGTCGTCCACCCCGCCCACCTGATGCCGACGACGATGGTGCGCGACAGCGGGTTCACGCCGGCCGCGACCATCGACGACGGTGCGCTGCCGGTCCTGCGCGCCGCCCTCGACACCGAGCTCGCCGACGTCACCGGTCGCTACTTCCACCGGTTCGACGAGCGCGAGGCGCACCAGCAGGCGTACGACCCGGCGGTGCGCCTCGCGCTGCAGACGTGGGTGGGCGAACAGCTCGCGGCTGCAGACGTCAGGCTGCCGGCAGGCTGA
- a CDS encoding protease inhibitor I42 family protein → MHHVVESPEDGQRIEMSPGDSLELRLDQPGATGFRWTTQAVPPGVVAHRAGAEPSGEAGVGGPPGAARTTVIELVASAAGEGELTLALARPWEDEPARTLTVTLAVG, encoded by the coding sequence ATGCACCACGTCGTCGAGTCCCCCGAGGACGGCCAGCGCATCGAGATGTCGCCCGGAGACAGCCTGGAGCTGCGGCTGGATCAGCCTGGTGCGACTGGATTTCGGTGGACCACCCAGGCCGTCCCGCCCGGTGTCGTCGCCCACCGGGCGGGCGCCGAACCCAGCGGCGAGGCCGGCGTCGGCGGGCCGCCCGGCGCTGCTCGTACGACCGTCATCGAGCTGGTCGCGAGCGCGGCAGGCGAGGGCGAGCTGACGCTGGCCCTCGCGAGACCGTGGGAGGACGAGCCTGCTCGTACGCTCACCGTCACCCTCGCGGTCGGCTGA
- a CDS encoding winged helix-turn-helix transcriptional regulator, whose translation MHREDLADDSCGIAQTLGVVGDWWSWLIVREIAGGLTRFDQVQGSLGISRRALTERLNGLVDHGVLTRRLYSERPPRHDYVLTRTGEGLLPVLVAMQEFGDRFMLGDGSLTATAGADSAEASRVHALSGRRIPDVSLSSYDGSPVPVRPDGSWRVVYLFPGAFVPDVQGYPPGWGEVPGAAGCTLESTTYADRHDEFVAAGADVVGVSTQRPDQQEAFAMHADLPFALRSDQDLRLAAALRLPTFRASGAERFKRQSLLLDADGIIRHVQMPVTDPAGSVEEMLTVVRRMVG comes from the coding sequence ATGCACCGCGAGGACCTCGCCGACGACAGCTGCGGCATCGCCCAGACCCTGGGCGTCGTCGGGGACTGGTGGTCGTGGCTGATCGTCCGCGAGATCGCGGGCGGCCTGACCCGATTCGACCAGGTGCAAGGGTCGCTCGGCATCAGCCGCCGCGCTCTCACCGAACGCCTCAACGGCCTCGTCGACCACGGCGTCCTCACCCGTCGCCTCTACTCCGAACGACCACCTCGGCACGACTACGTCCTGACCCGCACCGGCGAGGGTCTGCTGCCCGTGCTCGTCGCGATGCAGGAGTTCGGCGACCGGTTCATGCTCGGCGACGGATCACTGACGGCGACCGCCGGCGCCGACTCGGCCGAGGCGAGCCGCGTCCACGCGCTGAGCGGACGGCGCATCCCTGACGTGAGTCTGTCGTCGTACGACGGCAGCCCGGTGCCCGTGCGCCCCGACGGCTCGTGGCGGGTCGTCTACCTGTTCCCGGGCGCTTTCGTGCCGGACGTGCAGGGCTACCCGCCCGGCTGGGGTGAGGTGCCCGGCGCCGCCGGCTGCACGCTGGAGTCGACGACGTACGCCGACCGCCACGACGAGTTCGTGGCCGCCGGGGCCGACGTGGTCGGCGTGAGCACGCAGCGCCCCGACCAGCAGGAAGCGTTCGCGATGCACGCAGACCTGCCGTTCGCGCTGCGCTCCGACCAGGACCTACGACTGGCCGCGGCGCTGCGCCTGCCGACGTTCAGGGCCTCGGGCGCCGAACGCTTCAAACGGCAGTCGCTGCTGCTGGACGCCGACGGCATCATCCGGCACGTGCAGATGCCCGTCACGGACCCGGCGGGTTCGGTGGAGGAGATGTTGACCGTCGTACGCCGGATGGTCGGCTGA
- a CDS encoding sialidase family protein, whose translation MRPTVLAAVVSAGLLVTAPAAMATTPHVSPTTARAAASTPAATAGIETQDIARRYDGGTQYRIPGLTTTTKGTVIAAYDRRPTMADVPSNIGIVIRRSTDGGRTWLPQQIVRESPAPESHGDPSLLVDQQTGRIFVFYVSSVNQGFGGGATGNSDTDPNATQMDYSWSDDDGVTWQHRRITSMAKNPAWGGLFAASGEGIQLRHGQYAGRLVQQYAIRYNGANYAASLYSDDHGETWTFGALVGPRADENKTVELSYGDVMLNSRSAPYRKVAISRDGGQTYGPFEADTDLPDPANNGSILRLHPDAPATDPRSKMLVFSNTPTRRSAATSRCACRATTARPGRSARS comes from the coding sequence ATGCGTCCCACCGTTCTCGCCGCCGTCGTCAGCGCAGGTCTGCTCGTGACGGCGCCCGCCGCCATGGCGACCACGCCGCACGTCTCCCCGACCACAGCCCGTGCCGCAGCATCGACGCCCGCAGCGACCGCGGGGATCGAGACCCAGGACATCGCCCGGCGCTACGACGGCGGCACGCAGTACCGCATCCCCGGCCTGACCACGACGACCAAGGGCACCGTGATCGCGGCGTACGACCGCCGGCCGACGATGGCCGACGTCCCCTCCAACATCGGGATCGTCATCCGCCGCAGCACCGACGGCGGCCGGACCTGGCTGCCGCAGCAGATCGTCCGCGAGAGCCCGGCGCCCGAGAGCCACGGCGACCCGAGCCTGCTCGTCGACCAGCAGACCGGCCGGATCTTCGTGTTCTACGTCAGCTCGGTCAACCAGGGCTTCGGCGGCGGCGCGACCGGCAACAGCGACACCGACCCCAACGCCACACAGATGGACTACAGCTGGTCCGACGACGACGGCGTCACCTGGCAGCACCGTCGCATCACCTCGATGGCCAAGAACCCCGCGTGGGGCGGTCTGTTCGCCGCGAGTGGCGAGGGCATCCAGCTGCGCCACGGCCAGTACGCAGGCCGGCTGGTCCAGCAGTACGCCATCCGCTACAACGGCGCCAACTACGCCGCCAGCCTCTACAGCGACGACCACGGCGAGACGTGGACGTTCGGCGCGCTCGTCGGCCCGCGCGCCGATGAGAACAAGACGGTCGAGCTGTCCTACGGCGACGTCATGCTCAACTCGCGCTCCGCGCCGTACCGCAAGGTCGCGATCTCCCGTGACGGCGGCCAGACGTACGGCCCGTTCGAGGCGGACACCGATCTGCCCGACCCGGCCAACAACGGCTCGATCCTGCGCCTGCACCCCGACGCGCCCGCGACTGATCCGCGGTCGAAGATGCTCGTGTTCAGCAACACCCCGACCCGTCGATCCGCCGCGACCTCACGGTGCGCATGTCGTGCGACGACGGCAAGACCTGGCCGATCAGCAAGGTCGTGA
- a CDS encoding alpha/beta fold hydrolase → MQLLPRVSRRVRLGGAAVAAAAGLAVSTGAPAQAATLSEGGLAETGYRYVFEPGVTRGANDWTCKPSAAHPNPVILVPGTFANHGASFVKIAPRLKNAGYCVYTLNYGKTALSLNGRIGGLGHIQQSAENDFAPFVDKVRASTGAAKIDVIGHSQGGSVPMWYIKKMGGANVIDHYVGWAPSSRGTSLNGIVTLGDTFAAMGWVSNVAELIQAPGATDQAYTSDYTKALFPNGSNDVPAGPKYTVISTKQDRVVTPYYNQKLSGPNVTNITLQDKCGWDQTGHAFLFLDDPTLQMTMNALANGPTNFQPTCTGFAPIPFA, encoded by the coding sequence ATGCAGCTCCTGCCCCGCGTCTCTCGTCGTGTTCGTCTCGGTGGAGCGGCGGTCGCTGCCGCCGCCGGACTGGCGGTCAGCACGGGTGCGCCCGCCCAGGCTGCGACCCTTTCCGAGGGCGGTCTCGCCGAGACCGGCTACCGCTACGTGTTCGAGCCCGGCGTCACCCGCGGCGCCAACGACTGGACCTGCAAGCCGTCGGCCGCGCACCCCAACCCGGTCATCCTCGTGCCGGGCACGTTCGCCAACCACGGCGCGTCCTTCGTCAAGATCGCACCGCGCCTCAAGAACGCCGGCTACTGCGTCTACACGCTCAACTACGGCAAGACCGCACTGTCGCTGAACGGCCGGATCGGCGGCCTCGGCCACATCCAGCAGTCGGCCGAGAACGACTTCGCGCCGTTCGTCGACAAGGTCAGGGCCTCGACCGGTGCGGCCAAGATCGACGTGATCGGTCACTCGCAGGGCGGCAGCGTGCCGATGTGGTACATCAAGAAGATGGGTGGCGCCAACGTCATCGACCACTACGTCGGCTGGGCGCCTTCCTCGCGCGGCACCTCGCTCAACGGCATCGTCACCCTCGGCGACACCTTCGCCGCGATGGGCTGGGTCAGCAATGTCGCCGAGCTGATCCAGGCGCCCGGCGCCACCGACCAGGCCTACACCAGCGACTACACCAAGGCGCTGTTCCCCAACGGCAGCAACGACGTGCCGGCCGGCCCGAAGTACACCGTCATCTCCACCAAGCAGGACCGTGTCGTGACGCCGTACTACAACCAGAAGCTCTCCGGCCCGAACGTCACCAACATCACGCTGCAGGACAAGTGCGGCTGGGACCAGACGGGCCACGCGTTCCTGTTCCTCGACGACCCGACGCTGCAGATGACGATGAACGCGCTCGCCAACGGACCGACCAACTTCCAGCCCACGTGCACGGGCTTCGCGCCGATTCCGTTCGCCTAG
- a CDS encoding SMP-30/gluconolactonase/LRE family protein yields MAATALALATVATAPTAGATTPTDRCWSTAPTATTFASGLPVLGWRENLELDGAGTMWVSDVAAGKVEGFRPDGSVRASVAVPGPGGIRRGPGGAMYVNYGVRPGFSGAGIVKFDPAQPERGTTNVVSGLSGINGLALDPAGNFYVTREFGSQILKIRPDGSTDEQWTSQADIFGTNGIAYDDGNLYTSAIVDLSSPIDRTPVDDPAAHRTVTDLSPNPLAYKALDDLTVVGDHIYVAAYARGEVIRVDKRTGASCIAATGLITPTSVRAPLAFGSDDPQRTLYVTESSGRIVRLSLPAA; encoded by the coding sequence GTGGCGGCCACAGCGCTCGCCCTCGCGACGGTCGCGACGGCGCCGACCGCAGGCGCGACCACCCCGACCGACCGGTGCTGGTCGACCGCTCCGACGGCGACCACGTTCGCGTCCGGTCTGCCCGTGCTCGGCTGGCGTGAGAACCTCGAGCTCGACGGCGCCGGCACGATGTGGGTGTCCGACGTCGCGGCCGGCAAGGTCGAGGGCTTCCGCCCCGACGGGTCCGTACGAGCGTCGGTCGCCGTGCCGGGCCCGGGCGGCATCCGCCGTGGTCCGGGCGGCGCGATGTACGTGAACTACGGTGTGCGGCCAGGGTTTTCGGGCGCGGGCATCGTGAAGTTCGACCCCGCGCAGCCCGAGCGCGGCACCACCAATGTCGTCTCCGGGCTCAGCGGCATCAACGGTCTCGCGCTCGACCCGGCCGGCAACTTCTACGTCACCCGCGAGTTCGGCAGCCAGATCCTCAAGATCCGACCGGACGGCTCGACGGACGAGCAGTGGACCTCGCAGGCCGACATCTTCGGCACCAACGGCATCGCGTACGACGACGGCAACCTCTACACCAGCGCCATCGTCGACCTGAGCTCACCGATCGACCGCACTCCGGTCGACGACCCGGCCGCCCATCGGACGGTGACCGACCTGAGCCCGAATCCGTTGGCGTACAAGGCTCTTGACGACCTCACGGTGGTCGGCGACCACATCTACGTCGCGGCCTACGCCCGCGGAGAGGTCATCCGCGTCGACAAGCGCACGGGCGCTTCATGCATCGCGGCGACCGGCCTGATCACGCCGACGAGCGTGCGCGCCCCGTTGGCGTTCGGCTCGGACGATCCGCAGCGGACGCTCTACGTCACCGAGTCGTCCGGCCGGATCGTGAGGCTCAGCCTGCCGGCAGCCTGA
- a CDS encoding FAD-dependent oxidoreductase, translated as MTAYDRACHDGATSGLNAEVPVQQLSVDVLVIGWGKGGKTLAGALGRAGEQVAVVERSPQMYGGTCINIACVPTKALVVQAEKKRESDDAATWFAASVTKRDALTAKLRARNHAMLDEVDTVTLIDGTARFVGPHEVEVTGGDDVLRVTAETVVINTGTEPARPPIPGVDGPRVLDSTQIQHVDPFPRRLVVVGGGFIGLEFAGMFARFGSEVTVLEQGERLLPGEDADVARVVEQTMTDAGVTFRFGAGASSFDDDGAQVTVAVDGGDDLVADAVLLATGRTPVTKDLGLDVAGVDTDERGFVRVDDHLRTSVDGVYAVGDVNGGPQFTYISLDDNRVVMSALTGDGSRTTKDRVAVPTTTFITPPFARVGLNVTQAREQGRPVKVASKAVADIAAMPRPKIVEETHGVIGFVVDAETDEVLGATLFCVDAQELINLVALAMRAGVTATQLRDGIWTHPSSTEALNEVLAGLKPLA; from the coding sequence GTGACTGCGTACGACCGGGCCTGCCACGATGGGGCCACCAGTGGTCTCAACGCGGAGGTGCCCGTGCAACAGCTGTCGGTCGATGTCCTGGTGATCGGTTGGGGCAAGGGAGGTAAGACCCTCGCGGGCGCGCTCGGGCGGGCCGGCGAACAGGTCGCGGTCGTCGAGCGGTCACCGCAGATGTACGGCGGCACGTGCATCAACATCGCGTGCGTCCCGACCAAGGCGCTCGTCGTCCAGGCTGAGAAGAAGCGCGAGTCCGACGACGCCGCGACGTGGTTCGCCGCCTCGGTCACCAAGCGTGACGCTCTCACCGCCAAGCTGCGCGCGCGCAACCACGCCATGCTCGACGAGGTCGACACGGTCACGCTCATCGACGGGACCGCGCGTTTTGTCGGCCCGCACGAGGTCGAGGTGACCGGCGGTGACGACGTGCTGCGGGTGACCGCCGAGACCGTCGTCATCAACACGGGCACCGAGCCCGCCCGCCCGCCGATCCCGGGCGTCGACGGTCCGCGGGTGCTCGACTCGACGCAGATCCAGCACGTCGACCCGTTCCCCCGCCGCCTGGTGGTGGTCGGCGGTGGTTTCATCGGGCTGGAGTTCGCCGGCATGTTCGCGCGGTTCGGGTCCGAGGTGACCGTGCTCGAGCAGGGCGAACGGCTGCTGCCGGGCGAGGACGCCGACGTGGCCCGGGTGGTCGAGCAGACGATGACCGACGCGGGCGTGACGTTCCGCTTCGGCGCGGGCGCCTCGTCGTTCGACGACGACGGCGCGCAGGTGACGGTGGCGGTCGACGGCGGCGACGACCTCGTCGCGGACGCCGTGCTGCTCGCGACCGGCCGCACGCCGGTGACCAAGGACCTCGGGCTCGACGTCGCCGGCGTCGACACCGACGAGCGCGGCTTCGTCCGCGTCGACGACCACCTGCGTACGTCGGTCGACGGGGTGTACGCCGTGGGTGACGTCAACGGCGGCCCCCAGTTCACCTACATCTCGCTCGACGACAACAGGGTCGTGATGAGTGCGCTGACGGGTGACGGGTCGCGGACGACGAAGGACCGGGTGGCGGTGCCGACGACGACGTTCATCACGCCGCCGTTCGCGCGGGTGGGCCTCAACGTCACGCAGGCGCGCGAGCAGGGCCGCCCGGTGAAGGTCGCGAGCAAGGCCGTGGCCGACATCGCCGCGATGCCGCGACCCAAGATCGTCGAGGAGACGCACGGTGTCATCGGGTTCGTGGTCGATGCCGAGACCGACGAGGTGCTGGGCGCGACACTGTTCTGCGTCGACGCGCAGGAGCTGATCAACCTCGTCGCGCTCGCGATGCGCGCGGGTGTGACGGCGACCCAGCTGCGGGACGGGATCTGGACCCACCCGTCGAGCACTGAGGCTCTCAATGAGGTGCTGGCCGGTCTGAAACCCCTTGCCTGA
- a CDS encoding DUF7507 domain-containing protein, protein MSCDDGKTWPISKVVTPGSSGYSTLTRLPDGDLGLLWEREGYQRITFSRFGTDWLQGLCAPLQLTLPVSHTAGTKATATVTVTNQTSTRLGSGTITLEPGATWGAKPVSVPALKPGESRTVAVPFSAPTTVAGAKPIAARYAVGGVSSSTTTRDLTVAPAANSPAAPAISSLLVPDNTAPGGDPGWAGDRLTFWARVANTGNQDLTDVTVIGNLDGLPTCHYSALAPSQSYVCKAATHTVTADEVAAGSYAPSITVTGTTPSGARVSTVVTPDPIDVRNP, encoded by the coding sequence ATGTCGTGCGACGACGGCAAGACCTGGCCGATCAGCAAGGTCGTGACACCGGGCTCCTCGGGCTACTCGACGCTCACTCGGCTGCCCGACGGTGACCTCGGGCTGCTGTGGGAGCGCGAGGGGTATCAGCGGATCACGTTCTCCCGCTTCGGGACCGACTGGTTGCAGGGGCTGTGCGCACCGCTGCAGCTCACCCTCCCCGTGTCACACACGGCCGGCACCAAGGCCACCGCCACCGTGACCGTCACCAACCAGACCAGCACCCGTCTCGGCTCGGGCACGATCACGCTCGAACCCGGAGCCACGTGGGGCGCCAAGCCCGTCTCCGTGCCCGCCCTCAAGCCGGGCGAGTCGCGGACCGTGGCCGTGCCGTTCAGCGCGCCGACCACGGTCGCCGGCGCCAAGCCGATCGCTGCCCGGTACGCCGTCGGTGGCGTCTCGTCGTCCACCACCACCCGTGACCTCACTGTGGCCCCGGCCGCGAATTCCCCTGCAGCGCCTGCGATCTCGTCTTTGCTCGTCCCCGACAACACGGCACCCGGCGGCGACCCGGGTTGGGCCGGAGACCGGCTGACGTTCTGGGCGCGGGTCGCCAACACCGGCAACCAGGACCTCACCGACGTCACCGTGATCGGCAACCTCGACGGCCTGCCCACCTGTCACTACTCGGCGCTCGCGCCCAGCCAGTCCTACGTCTGCAAGGCGGCCACGCACACGGTGACCGCTGACGAGGTGGCCGCGGGGTCGTACGCACCGAGCATCACGGTGACGGGTACGACGCCGTCGGGTGCGCGGGTCTCCACAGTGGTCACGCCGGACCCGATCGACGTCCGCAACCCCTGA
- a CDS encoding MarR family winged helix-turn-helix transcriptional regulator, producing the protein MALHSDDRLGLDIKQTEQVLMAAKTRALRGLGLTVAQYAALLTLREHPGISGAGLARACLVTPQAAAAVLKGLVERGLVERVDDDWNRNVRPAALTADGVGLLKDADELASAIEQRILDALTERERRSLRRLLEKCREAIVAD; encoded by the coding sequence ATGGCGCTGCACTCCGACGACCGGCTCGGCCTCGACATCAAGCAGACCGAGCAGGTCCTGATGGCGGCCAAGACACGAGCCCTGCGCGGTCTCGGGCTCACCGTCGCCCAGTACGCCGCGCTGCTCACGCTGCGTGAGCACCCGGGCATCTCGGGGGCCGGCCTTGCGCGCGCATGCCTCGTCACCCCGCAGGCCGCCGCGGCCGTACTCAAGGGGTTGGTCGAGCGCGGTCTGGTCGAGCGCGTCGACGACGACTGGAACCGCAACGTCCGCCCCGCCGCGCTGACCGCCGACGGAGTCGGCCTGCTGAAGGACGCCGACGAGCTCGCCTCCGCGATCGAGCAGCGCATCCTCGATGCCCTGACCGAGCGCGAGCGGCGCAGCCTGCGTCGCCTGCTGGAGAAGTGCCGCGAGGCGATCGTCGCCGACTGA
- a CDS encoding GNAT family N-acetyltransferase, translated as MSSNTVAIRCRAVQSADLTTDFTDQAAVLIQRLVADGAALGWTAPPSRAEVADLVWEVVDDGPGDASFVVAEVGDEIAGLGFWRRYLRPTYRPHADLEKVAVSPDFQGRGLAHEIVRRLVDSARDAGIEMLTLDFRGDNAAAERLYASHGFREYGRLPGFVAPGEGQRYDRVMQVLDLRPTA; from the coding sequence ATGTCGTCGAACACTGTGGCGATCCGGTGCAGGGCGGTCCAATCTGCTGATCTGACAACGGATTTCACCGACCAGGCTGCTGTGCTGATCCAGCGCCTGGTGGCTGACGGTGCTGCCCTCGGGTGGACCGCGCCGCCCAGTCGGGCCGAGGTGGCCGACCTCGTCTGGGAGGTCGTCGACGACGGTCCGGGCGACGCATCGTTCGTGGTGGCCGAGGTCGGCGACGAGATCGCAGGGCTGGGGTTCTGGCGGCGCTACCTGCGACCGACCTACCGCCCGCACGCCGATCTCGAGAAGGTCGCCGTGTCTCCGGACTTCCAGGGCCGCGGCCTCGCCCACGAGATCGTCCGCCGGCTCGTCGACAGCGCGCGCGATGCAGGCATCGAGATGCTCACGCTCGACTTCCGGGGCGACAACGCGGCGGCCGAGCGGTTGTACGCCTCGCACGGCTTCCGCGAGTACGGCCGGCTCCCCGGGTTCGTCGCGCCCGGCGAAGGGCAGCGGTACGACCGGGTCATGCAGGTGCTCGACCTGCGCCCGACCGCCTGA
- a CDS encoding MFS transporter: MTTRDESRAFWTYWAASATSSLGSAFTAIALPLTAVLILDATPFEMGVVAAAGYVAWIVIGLPAGPIVQRLPLRATQVAIDLARAGAIATLPIAWWLDALTLAHVVAVALVISFANVIFDVANFTFLPRVVPKEQLQSRNSLMSGTQAASQLGGPSLGGLAVQLLGAVPTLLIDAASYVASAVLLRTLPDREPEAESDDRPGMRAMIREGWDFVVHHPIMGPCMWSATAINFTCGGQVALFAYYLVHVADAPSGLVGFLLAAEGVGSLVGAALVPAAVRVVGSARLCVVGGLVSAAAAFVIPVGSGWGAWVAFALGNIVFAGGVVVFSTTTRTYRQIATPPDLLSRVMATVRFVSWGAIPVGGLVAGALGGWLGARTALFVFAALTLLSPLILMAGPIRHLRDFPDQVATEREREVSRPRG, translated from the coding sequence ATGACCACTCGCGACGAGAGCCGCGCGTTCTGGACCTACTGGGCGGCGAGCGCGACGAGCAGCCTCGGGTCGGCGTTCACGGCCATCGCCCTGCCGCTGACGGCGGTGCTGATCCTCGACGCGACGCCGTTCGAGATGGGCGTCGTCGCGGCTGCGGGCTATGTCGCCTGGATCGTGATCGGGCTGCCGGCCGGGCCGATCGTGCAGCGGCTGCCGCTGCGGGCCACCCAGGTCGCGATAGACCTCGCTCGGGCCGGTGCCATCGCGACGCTGCCGATCGCGTGGTGGCTCGACGCGCTGACGCTCGCCCACGTGGTCGCTGTGGCGCTGGTCATCTCGTTCGCCAACGTGATCTTCGACGTCGCCAACTTCACCTTCCTGCCACGTGTCGTGCCGAAGGAGCAGCTGCAGTCCCGCAACAGCCTGATGAGCGGCACGCAAGCGGCCAGCCAGCTCGGCGGCCCCTCGCTCGGCGGCCTTGCCGTCCAGCTGCTCGGAGCGGTGCCGACCCTGCTGATCGACGCCGCCAGCTATGTCGCCTCGGCGGTCCTGCTGCGAACGCTCCCGGATCGCGAGCCCGAGGCGGAGTCCGACGACCGACCCGGCATGCGCGCGATGATCCGTGAGGGTTGGGACTTCGTCGTTCACCACCCGATCATGGGGCCGTGCATGTGGTCCGCGACGGCCATCAACTTCACGTGCGGCGGTCAGGTCGCGCTCTTTGCGTACTACCTCGTGCACGTCGCCGACGCTCCGTCCGGGCTGGTCGGGTTCCTGCTGGCAGCCGAGGGCGTCGGGTCGCTCGTGGGCGCGGCGCTCGTGCCAGCGGCCGTCCGCGTCGTCGGTTCGGCCCGCCTGTGCGTCGTCGGCGGATTGGTATCTGCCGCAGCCGCTTTCGTGATCCCGGTGGGGTCGGGCTGGGGCGCCTGGGTGGCGTTCGCGCTCGGCAACATCGTCTTCGCGGGTGGCGTCGTGGTGTTCAGTACGACGACGCGCACCTACCGGCAGATCGCCACCCCTCCCGATCTGCTTTCACGGGTGATGGCGACCGTGCGGTTCGTGTCGTGGGGTGCGATCCCGGTCGGCGGGCTGGTCGCGGGTGCGCTCGGCGGCTGGCTCGGCGCGCGCACTGCCCTGTTCGTCTTCGCTGCGCTGACGCTGCTCTCGCCGCTCATCCTGATGGCCGGCCCGATCCGGCACCTGCGTGACTTCCCCGATCAGGTCGCGACCGAAAGGGAGCGCGAGGTCAGCCGACCGCGAGGGTGA